ATTGTGACACTGCTGCTGGAACTATTTGGAGCATGCAAGATATCTGAACAATGCAGAACTTAATCATACACTAGATATATATTGCGTTTCAGTTATAATTAATGGATGTGAGACACATTCTAAAACTTTGCGCCAGCATTTGGGAGATTGACCAGCATGCCTTGCTAAAAATTTCTTCTAGTTGATAATGTAGAAAGGTCTACAGTTCTCTCCTAGATTTCTGATTCTTCTTTACATTGCCTGTGCAGTGCTGGACAGAGAAATTCAAAACTGATTAATAAGGCAGACTCATTTATAATCCCAATTAAAGGAGCTCTTGGGCGTTTTATCCATATCCTGTGTACGTCACGGTATGGAGATATGATTTCTGTTTTACCATCCTTAAATTGCACTGGTTGTCTTTCATGTTCTTTGTATTGAGACTGTTGCTTTTCCATCAAGGTTCAGGTTTGGAAAGGACACTCCGAATGGGAAAGGAGAGAGTTGCTGCAGCAGTCTACCTAGTGAGTGGAAACAATTTACCAATCCTGGTGCAGTGAATGCGAAAATTGTGCTACTGAATCACAAAATGACCTTGTTCCTTTCATTAAGCAGGTTCATCTGAGCCACACATGGTCCATGCTGCTCAGAAGTTCGTCAGTTTCGCACGGCGTAGACTACTTGAGCAATCCACTAACCTCGCAGCTGCACCTGCTAGTGATGGACCCCCCTCTGGACAAATCATTGCTCTTCCAATTACCAAGAGTAGTGGGGCTTTGCCAGCTGTACCAcatgaaaagaagaaacaacACTCCTCACCCGCACCACAGTCTTCACCTGCTGATCACGAACAGTCTTTCCAAAATCCAAGTGGTTTTGTTCAAGTGCCAGGCAATCAACAATCTTCTAGTGGTGGCACCTCTGGAAATATGTGGAAGTATTTCATTTCTATAGCTGGTGTGGCCGTCTTACTCATGGTTGCTGCAACTGTTTTCTGCATGTTACGAAGCCAAGCAGTGGCAACCATAGGTCCTTGGAAGACTGGATTGAGTGGACAGTTGCAGAAAGCATTCATAACAGGTGATATTTTGACATGAGATAGGAAAAAAACATAACGAGCacaatgagaagaaaagaaatttttttataagtaaaaaagaagaaaagaatataaataaataaaaaagaatctgAAATCTAAATGAGCTAGTGGAACTATCAATTGAACACATTATCACATGGTTTAGCGTCTAGGGGGTTTAACACGATGGTATAGagtgaaaacaaataaaaatggaatGTAGTTTATCTCTAGGACAAATCAGATTGTTGAACTGGCGCATGAACTTCAAGGCTCACCCTTAAAGAGTCATTGGAGGATAATTAGTTCTGTCCACAGATATTGAATGactcttttgtgttttatgaaaattgaagtTTTGAATAGATCACCATCACTCATTACCGAGATGGTAACCTTGTGAATATAGAATAGTAAATGGAAGCGCCACGGATACATTAGTAGTGCCGTATGATGGTCCCATCCAAATCTTCATTAGATGCACTGCTTTGGAGCATGGAACTTTTCTGCTTCTTGTGCTATGCAATATGGGTTCGACAAAATCCCAATGGTCTTCAAACATGGCTGGTGTCTTAACCATAAGCTTATGATGTCCTTCTATTCTTTCCAGCTTATATGGCAAGACTGATTCAGGTGCATATATCAAATGCAGGGGTTCCCAAGTTGAATCGATCAGAGCTGGAAACAGCCTGTGAAGACTTCAGCAATATTATCGACACTCTGGATGGTTGCACCATTTACAAGGGAACACTGTCCAGTGGAGTTGAGATTGCCGTTGCATCAACTTCAATTAAATCTTCCAAAGACTGGTCAAAGAACTCAGAGATGGCATACCGGGAGAAGGTCTCTTGCTTCCGTGGTCACTGGAAAATTTTGGAACAGTGTCCAACTCATTTGCACTTGAATCTCAAGctcttattttcttctcactttattgatttatcattttttgacCTGCTGTAGATTGATACACTGTCACGGGTGAACCATAAGAACTTTGTCAATCTTATTGGCTACTGTGAGGAGGATGAGCCGTTTGTTAGGATGATGGTGTTTGAGTATGCCCCAAATGGAACCCTCTTTGAGCATCTGCATGGTAGCACTCTTTAACTTATATCTACTGTAACTTATATACTTAAGTAAAATATTGGTGGCTTGCTAACTGAGAGGCTGAAACATTTCTCCTGTTTTCAGTTAAAGAACTCGAACATCTTGACTGGAATGCAAGGATGAGGATTATGATGGGAATAGCATATTGTCTTCAATATATGCATCATGATCTAAATCCACCCGAGGCACATTCTAACCTATGTTCAACCGCTGTCTATTTAACAGATGATTATGCTGCTAAGGTGAACTTTCTTTCGAACATTCTGATTGCCTTCATTAAATTTTGATCGTAGTGTAATTTACTCACTCTCGTGCTTTCTCAGATTGCAGAAATATGTTTCTTGTCAGAGGCTGCATCCAAGTCAAAGAAATTAGGTGAAGACGAAAAAGAGAATTCAGAATTGCCCCCACTTAAGGATCCGGAAACAAATATCTATAGTTTTGGAGTATTGCTGCTCGAAATAATTTCTGGAAAGCTTCCTTTCTCAGAAGAACAAGGGCACATTGTTAACTGGGTAAGGATCCCCCTTCCCTCCATAGTTTGTTCTTTGGGGCTAAGTCAGTATTGTACAGTCATTCCTGCAAAAGtttagataaataatttattacgaCCATGCCAGGCTGCTGAATATTTAAATGACAAGCGGAGCATCAGCTACATGATTGACCCAACACTCAAGTCCTTCAAAAATGATGAGCTTGATGTTGTCTGTGAAGTTATCCAAGAATGCATACAACCAGATCCAAGGCAGAGACCAACAATAAAGTGCATCATTGCCAAATTGAGGGAAGTGATTGCTATTTCACCTGATCAATCTACACCAAGACTTTCTCCCCTCTGGTGGGCTGAACTCGAGATCTTATCTGTGGAGGCGACTTAAGTCCTCTCCAACTCTCTTCCGTGTGCTGTAAGTCAACGTCTTTCTCTTTGTAGCTGAATGCTAAAGAATAGCCTTTAATCCAGTCCACCTGCACATAACTGAATCCTATCATTACATACTAGGTACTCAATCCCTTTTTTGTCTCTGTTTTCACGTGTATGTTCTTATTAATCATTCTATTCAGATTCTTCTTGCTTCTCCTTCACATTCCTAGCGATACTAGTTTGCTAAATTGTTTAACAAGTCGTGTGGTGCTGTTTCCCTCCTGCATAATATGTACCggatatttgtatatttatgaAACAATGTTTGAGATGTAAAATATTTACGTACATACTACTCGGAAGTCAGTCCAGTGTACGTATGAAAATGAACCTCTTAATTTGTaggtctttttcttttgttttcctaGGTTGTCGAGAACtgtacctaaaaaaaaaaagtattgagaaCTCTGAGAAACTTTAATCATCCATAGCCTGCTTGCTTTTGGGTTGCGCAGTGGTCAGCTAATTTGCTATTGCTTGCGTAACCTATCGATGTAGAATGATCTTATTATATTATGAAGCAGTCGTCAGCCCAGTTGAACTTAATATTACCGGTAGTGATGTGAAAATTAGAACAGAGATAGGAACGAAATCCTTCACGAAACAGAACACAGCATATTCAAAACCGTTTGGCAACTTCATTCCTCCCCGCTATCGCTTTTCGATCGGGGTGAGAGGTTGATGAATGCAGTACTACCACTGAATGCTTTATAGTTTTTTAgaacatctttatttttattcttctgtTGATGTCATATAttttacacaaaagtaatttcacaaactgACTTGATCtgtcaaatttattttacaatctgacagaCTATATAAAGCGACATCATTTTGCAGGATTACTTTTGTGTTAGTCACTTTGTGACTAGTATTTCTCTTCTATTACAATTTATCTGGTGGAGAATTTTTCACCGAATTGGTTTACCACGCTCGTGTCCAACAGGCAATCAAGTCACATTCAATTGACGTATTTAACGTGACTTCAACACGTAGTATTAATCATCTTTGTAATTACTACAATACTTGATCTTTTAACCAAACCCAAAACCTACAAGGTTATTATAATCTgcctaattaatatatatgtaattactagattctctcatctctgctctctctctcatctgaGCTCTCATCTGAGCTCGCTCTCAATGGCTGCTCCCGTTTCGACATGTAATATGTATCATTTGGATGCAGCAAATAGTGGCTGCTACCAAGACTTTTTCATTTAACATAACACGTCGTTCTATCTATATACCAAGTCATTTCCGTATAGGACTTCCCCTACCATGCCTCAGATCTCTCCTTTTGCCCCACTGGTGGACACAAAGATGAAGCTTCTTACTCACCGCAAGAAAATCCACAGCCTGCCTTGGCGTCAATATCCCTATCAGTTACTTAAGCGTGTTCAACCTCAGCCTACCCGCCTCCTCCAAAACCCCCACCATTGCTTGCTCGTGTTTGTCCAGAGCTCTGTCCACTTCCCCGTTCATCTCCCCCACCTGGCTCAACCCCTTTGCAATCCCCACTATGGGATGGTCCGCCACGTCCTCCTGCAAGGTTGCCATCCTGTTCGTCAACTTTTCCTCGGACCTTAGCGTCTTCCCTTGTAACATGTTGATTGGGTGAAGCTGTTTGGAAGAGAGGTAGCCGAGATTGGCACTAGAGCTGCTCGTGCCCTGGAGGAACTCGCTTAGATGAACCTCAATCTCCAATCCACATAGGGCATAAACGAGTCGGATATACTGGGAAGGTCTGCAGCCGGCGAGCCAAAGCAGAGAGTTTTCCCAGTTGGTGCACCAGGCAGGAGCAAAGAAGGCAGAAACGTCGTTGTGGGCAAGTTGGCTTCGCTTGTCAGCGTAGTCTTGGAAGTGTTCGATGCATGCACTTTTCTGCGAGTTGGCTAAAGTTGTCTTCATTTTCATTGTTGGGGGAGTGTAGGGTTAGGGCTTGGTGGAGTTCGGAGAGTTATTGTTTTTGGAGGTTCATCCATTTCAGGAAACAGCAACGGCCCCGCTCCTGGCCATCAGTTGCCATATGAGATGGTTATTGAGCAAATTTGGGCCATTCCCGTGATATTCTCGTTCACTATATATGCTTGACAAGTGAGGCCGAAGTACACCTGAAGAAAACGAAAAGGGTGATGATCGATGTCGGTTTTAGAGAAACTTCTGGGCTGTTGCGCGCCAGGAGCGGAAAAGGATAAAAAAGTCTTCAATCTTCCGCGTTCTAACACATTTGGAGTGTTGCTATTTGAACTTGagtaatgatataaaatatattacataataatattataaaatgaagatatttttataaaataatattatttttataaagtattttttaaaaatatctctaatttaaaatataattatataaaatattgtgaaaaatattatgtataaatcattttcttttaaactttattttacttttgGGTACGAGGAGAAGAATAACTAATGTTTCTTTTTGCTTAATTCgagaatttttatttagtcGAGTAATGATATTTGCATTTATAATACAATCGctcattgaaaaaaattgaataaatataaaatatacgtgtaaaaataatattttaatgataaaataaatttttttaaaagaaatgtaagGTATTTACAGAATTTATGAGTGTTcctgatattatttttttcttttagaagctTCTAAAAGAACATCTTTGATCAAATTACCATATTGAAGATGGGGGGAGACGACGAGCCCCGAAAAATGGCAGGCTGAGCTCCAGGTCTGATCACGGAGTCGGGACTTGTAGCGTCTTAGAAGTTGGAAGCAcctcagtttcagtttcagtttgtGAACACGTAGAGAGGTGTCCTCATCTAATAAGCGTCATAGCTTAATCACTACGCATTGCCCGATGCAATATATGTACACAAGTAACTTTACACGTACAGCTGTCGAGCAGCactttaaggttgtgtttgaatgttgaagtaagttgagttgagttgaattgagttgagatgataaaatattgttagaatattattttttaatattattattattttgagatttgaaaaagttgaattgtttattatattttgtattggaatttgaaaaagttgtaatgatgagttgagatgagtttggtaatcAAACTCACCCTGAAATAATCCTAATTCCTACCAaaaaactgaattttttttctaaatacaGATCATTGgtatccattaaaaaaaatgttgggaaagataaaaattatgtattctatctttctatttctttatttattttcaaaacaagaCGCAGTACTGTCTCTTTTTTCCCAACCCAAGGCTATTTCCATTATTGATAATAGTTTCCACTTTCCACTCCTTTAATTTTGGAATTTccaataatatatcataatataatttatgagagtaaggttttatttattttttaagatgaattaaaataaaaattaaaaattaaataaaatatttttagaatatttttattttaagatttaaaaaaattgaattgtttattatattttatataaaaatttaaaaaaattttaataattagatgagatgaattctaaaaacaaacaagggaTAAGTAGGAAGCCAGATAGAGCTCGAGGCAGATAGAGCTCAGGAGGACCTCTTTTATGCGTTTTCTTGTCGCCTTCCGAATTCCTTGGTTGGCTGCTGAATTAATTGTTTCATGTTGATAATGTATAGACATGACAAACTTTTGATATTTATTGATTAGAATGATCAGCAGAGGGCTCTATCATGACTTATATAGAGGATATCTCTTATATTACCTTCATGCACAAAAATTATACAAAGATGCCAGTGTAGACATCATTCATCGATGATCAACCACCAActcaaaatgtaaaatgaaagaagaaaaataagatagATTTGATCAGTTTCGATCAATAtcgctagctagctgcatgcactTAATTAGATTCTTAATATCCAAAAATAATTTGGCATGCAACATTGACTAATTAATGATTGTCTCTTCCGATAATTAATAGCTGTCTAAATTAATCTAGTATTGTTCCACAGTTTTCAGAGAAAAAATCGGTGGTCTATCCATTGTTTTGGATGTCTAGAAGGAAGCAGATCATAAtctaaagagaaatattttagatgtgtgcgttagattgtaaaattatttttattgtaaaatagatctaatggattcaatgaaattacattagtttgtggatttactttatataatctatttgtatATGTAGCAATtatctaatttaatattaatatatcaacGAAATCGTCATTATGAAATCTAACATTAATGTATCAAGTATAACAAAATAGAccatgaaaaatttattaaacacTTACCACCAGCTTGTGTTTGttgataattaagaaaaatctaccactaaaatattctcattgtGAATCTATATGACTTCAATTTGAACTGATATCACTGAGTGAAATCATGATTAAGTAGAAGATTTAAGAAGCAAAATACTGATTTTTGCCAACTCTCACTCCTTTGAAATTTATGCAAGATCCATTTGAAATGCTTATTCAACATGCAACAATTTATCGATCTTTCCATCAATCATATCATGATTTGTCAGCTTGAATTATGATCGATACATCGCATATTTGCTTTAGACTACAATTTTGTTACGCATTCCTTACAATGCACCGTTTGTTCCATTCAAATGAATAGTCCGTGTGATCGATATTAAACATGATCATAATAAGGATAAGGAATAGCTAGTTAGCACGCATCAGTCATCATGCACATGACATAAGAGATTTTGTCAAAAAAAGGGTAAATGGCCAAAATGATTAAATACAAGACTTATGAAGCCTTAAAATATAAAGCATGCATGAAAGTAAtagagattgtaattttaggaGAAAGATTGAGAAAAGAGCAGGCAAAATTGcttatatgtatttttgtaTATCTTGTTTTTTTCATTACAGCAGAGTATAACTTTATATAGCAATGTACAAAAGCGtggaaataagaaaatcaaatcCTAACAAGGAAGGTACaaatattctaactaaattacaGCTCATTCATTTGCATTTATTCTAGGAGATTCTTTGGTCCCTAATTTCAGCCGAGAAGATGTTGAGGAGCTGTGATCATCCGTGACTTGGGCAACTGAGTTGTATTGCTTTGGTGGCATATTTTGGGCATATTTCAACCCCCTATTGGGAGAGTGGATAGTGAGAACTTCCCATCTTGAGAAAAAGAGAAGACAGCAATGGAGATGGAAGTGCTTTGGTGAGTAAGTTAGCCAACTGTGAGCTTGAAGGAGTATAAGCAATAGAAATGATCCCTTCTTGaattttttcacaaatcaaATGGCAGTCTAATTCAATTTATTTGGTACGTTCGTAAAAAATGGGATTAGTTGCAATGTGCTAGGCAGATTGGCTGTTGCAATATAAAGTAGCAGGCTGTGAGTGCATAACTTTGAGATCAGTAAGAAGATATTTGAGCCATACAATCTCACATGAGGCAATTTTCATTGATCGATATTCATCTTCGGCAGAGCTTCAAGAAATGGTAGTTTGCTTCTTGGATTTCCAGGAAATGAGAGATTGACCAAGAAATACACAATAACCAGTGGTGGATCTTCTTGTATTGGGACAAGAAGCTCAATCTGAATCACAATATGTAGTGAGATGACAGGAAAAGGATGCAACGAAAAATAGACCTTGTGCTAGAGAATTCCTGACATATTTTAGCACCTTATATGCTGCTTGAAGATGGGGGAGACGAGGGGCTGCCATGTATTGGCTGAGCAAGTGATTTGAGTAAGTTAAGTCTGGCCTTGTAATGGTCAAATAAAGGAGTCTGCCAATAAGTCTCCTGTATAGGCTTCGGTCGTCAAGCAGAGTACCTCCATTTTTTGAAAGCTTGAGATTAGAGTCCATGGGAGTTGTGTTTGGTTTCCAATTAGAGAAGAATCATGCAATATATCAAGTGCATATTTGTGTTGACAGAGATGAATACTAGTGGAATTTCTCGCCACTTCCAGACCTAAGAAATACTTTAGTGTGCCAAGATCTTTAATCTTGAATTTGGTGTGCAAAAAACTCTTGAGGTCTGAAATAGCTTGAGGATCATTAGAGGCCACAACTATGTCATCGACATATATGACTAGTGGAAGGAAAGAATGTCCAGATTGCTTGGTGAATAGACTATAATTAGCTCTAGattgaataaaaccaaaactaaGTAAGGATGATGAGAATTTAGCATACCATTGACGAGAagcctgtttaaggccatataGAATTCTTTTCAACTTGCACACTTTGAAGGGATGAGAGGATTGGAAAGTTGTTTACGCTTTTCTTCTTGCTGGACAATGGCATATACTTCACTTAAACTTGGTAGTGgtttaagtaaaataatttgggCCTTGATGTTAGTGAAAGAATCATGAAGTCCCATGAAAAACTTCATCATCCAGTCACATTGCTGGTTGGCAATGACATTTTCATAGCACCACATGTGCAAGTTGGTATGGTTTCAAAATTTACAAGTTCATCAAGCAAGCtcttcaattttgaaaaataaaggcTAATTGAGTCGTCTCCTTGAGAGAGAGCATTGATAGATTGTTTTAATTCATAGAGCTGATGACCATTGTTTTGTGCAAAATGTTGTTCTAACTCAAGCCAAAGAGCGGGAGTAGTTTCAACATACACAACATTGTTCTTGATTTCCAAGGACATAGCATTTTGTAGCCAAGCTACAACCATGTCATTGCATTGAAGCCATGGTTCTAACAAGGTACTGGAATTAGATGGTTGAGAGAGAGTTCCATTGATGAACCCTAGTTTCTTCTTGATACGCAGAGATCTACGAATGGTGCGAGACCAAAAGTGATAATTATTGGCTGTCAAAAGATGATTTGTGAGAAGTGTGCTCGGGCCATCGTTGGGATCGAGAAAATAGGGGCTAGAAGGGTCTTTGGGGTTGAGGTTAATGGCAGCCATTTTACTGGCTGTGATACCATAACAGAGATTGTAATTTCACAAGGAAGGTTGAGAAAAGAGTAGGCAAAATTGCTTCTGTGTATTTCCGTATATCTTGTTCTTTTCATTATAGCATAGTATAGCTTTATATAACAATGTACAAAAGCGTGAAAATAAAGAGATCAAATGCTAAcaataaatgtataaatattctAACAGAATTACAGCTCATTCATTTGCATTTATTCTAGGAGATTCTCTTGTCCCTAATTTTAACCGAGAAGATGTTGAGGAGCTGTGATCATCCGTGACTTGGGCAATTGAGTTGTATTGCTTTGGTGGCATATTTTGGGCAGATTTCAACAGGAAGAATGCCCATCATGCACTTCTCATAAGAGATTATGTCAATAAAGAAAGTCAAATATAAACAAATCTTGATACTCGGTTCTACTTTAGAATGATGTTACTTGCTAAAATGATTAAGTATATAACTTAAGAAGCATAATGTTGACTTCCCGTGCACTTCTTTGAAATTCATGTAGAATCTCtctgaaaatataaaacatgtAAAGTTCATCATACATTACTCAATGGAAATTATGACACTGTTTGGATTTGAGAGATTGGATGAAATGtattgaaatagtttatgaatagtaataagatttataaattgaaatttgtgaatagtaatactgaatagtaataagatgagcTTTTAATTCAAACCAACTCTATGTAATTTAATAGAGACTCCATGTGACTTAATAGAAAAAGTCAACTAAAATTGCGATGTTACTTGTAAAATGATTGAGTATAAGACTGAACAATTACGTACATAACTTCGCCGACTCACTCCctcaaaaatcacataaaatcccttcaaagataaaacatgtaatattcatttttgtgtTGCCGAAATGGTGAAGTACTAGAtgaagaaatcatgaaaagatCACATTGCCGACTTCCTGTCAAATGTCTACCTATTCACATGACATAAACTGATCTTTCCCTTGATCTTCCTATCAACATGCAAGGGTTTCTCTCCATATTCCTTTCAATCTTATCATCTCCACCGAAACCCACGTTTATACGCTTCTAATTACTTCAGACACCTCACCTGTAGTTGACGGGCACTCCAAGCGACCCACAGCTTTTCCTATTCAAACTACACAAACTAGTAAGAATTCCTCCCTCTCGATCAACAGGGCAGATCAGTTTTTATATACAGCAGTCCTGTAGTACTCTAAGAACAACACATTCTCTTTCACAAAAACAATATTGCTGTGCTTCTTTTTCGTCTTCCCAACGGTTATGTCAGTTTTCTTCACTCTCTGCGTGAGTAAGGCCTCACTTTTCATCTTcaagagagagatcagagagaagTGGGAACCGATATTTCTATAAATCTTCACG
This genomic interval from Juglans regia cultivar Chandler chromosome 3, Walnut 2.0, whole genome shotgun sequence contains the following:
- the LOC109011274 gene encoding protein MALE DISCOVERER 1-like isoform X3 — encoded protein: MGGRWHPYGFAFSCFMTLVVVSGMRGRLSLNSEGLALLDFRARIDWDPYGVLANWNPNDTDPCGWSGVHCMDGEVQMLDLSQLSLEGTLAPELGKLSNLRSLILFKNHFSGTIPNEIGELKKLEQLDLRENNLCGVIPAEIGRMVSLKRFIPLEIRCLNLLSKLEFDDNHSASVDTGIGCMIRKFGHAGQRNSKLINKADSFIIPIKGALGRFIHILCTSRFRFGKDTPNGKGESCCSSLPSSSEPHMVHAAQKFVSFARRRLLEQSTNLAAAPASDGPPSGQIIALPITKSSGALPAVPHEKKKQHSSPAPQSSPADHEQSFQNPSGFVQVPGNQQSSSGGTSGNMWKYFISIAGVAVLLMVAATVFCMLRSQAVATIGPWKTGLSGQLQKAFITGVPKLNRSELETACEDFSNIIDTLDGCTIYKGTLSSGVEIAVASTSIKSSKDWSKNSEMAYREKIDTLSRVNHKNFVNLIGYCEEDEPFVRMMVFEYAPNGTLFEHLHVKELEHLDWNARMRIMMGIAYCLQYMHHDLNPPEAHSNLCSTAVYLTDDYAAKIAEICFLSEAASKSKKLGEDEKENSELPPLKDPETNIYSFGVLLLEIISGKLPFSEEQGHIVNWAAEYLNDKRSISYMIDPTLKSFKNDELDVVCEVIQECIQPDPRQRPTIKCIIAKLREVIAISPDQSTPRLSPLWWAELEILSVEAT
- the LOC109011274 gene encoding protein MALE DISCOVERER 1-like isoform X2; this translates as MGGRWHPYGFAFSCFMTLVVVSGMRGRLSLNSEGLALLDFRARIDWDPYGVLANWNPNDTDPCGWSGVHCMDGEVQMLDLSQLSLEGTLAPELGKLSNLRSLILFKNHFSGTIPNEIGELKKLEQLDLRENNLCGVIPAEIGRMVSLKRLLIRDNNFEGSIPLEIRCLNLLSKLEFDDNHSASVDTGIGCMIRKFGHAGQRNSKLINKADSFIIPIKGALGRFIHILCTSRFGKDTPNGKGESCCSSLPSSSEPHMVHAAQKFVSFARRRLLEQSTNLAAAPASDGPPSGQIIALPITKSSGALPAVPHEKKKQHSSPAPQSSPADHEQSFQNPSGFVQVPGNQQSSSGGTSGNMWKYFISIAGVAVLLMVAATVFCMLRSQAVATIGPWKTGLSGQLQKAFITGVPKLNRSELETACEDFSNIIDTLDGCTIYKGTLSSGVEIAVASTSIKSSKDWSKNSEMAYREKIDTLSRVNHKNFVNLIGYCEEDEPFVRMMVFEYAPNGTLFEHLHVKELEHLDWNARMRIMMGIAYCLQYMHHDLNPPEAHSNLCSTAVYLTDDYAAKIAEICFLSEAASKSKKLGEDEKENSELPPLKDPETNIYSFGVLLLEIISGKLPFSEEQGHIVNWAAEYLNDKRSISYMIDPTLKSFKNDELDVVCEVIQECIQPDPRQRPTIKCIIAKLREVIAISPDQSTPRLSPLWWAELEILSVEAT
- the LOC109021212 gene encoding protein DELAY OF GERMINATION 1-like; this encodes MKMKTTLANSQKSACIEHFQDYADKRSQLAHNDVSAFFAPAWCTNWENSLLWLAGCRPSQYIRLVYALCGLEIEVHLSEFLQGTSSSSANLGYLSSKQLHPINMLQGKTLRSEEKLTNRMATLQEDVADHPIVGIAKGLSQVGEMNGEVDRALDKHEQAMVGVLEEAGRLRLNTLK
- the LOC109011274 gene encoding protein MALE DISCOVERER 1-like isoform X1, whose product is MGGRWHPYGFAFSCFMTLVVVSGMRGRLSLNSEGLALLDFRARIDWDPYGVLANWNPNDTDPCGWSGVHCMDGEVQMLDLSQLSLEGTLAPELGKLSNLRSLILFKNHFSGTIPNEIGELKKLEQLDLRENNLCGVIPAEIGRMVSLKRLLIRDNNFEGSIPLEIRCLNLLSKLEFDDNHSASVDTGIGCMIRKFGHAGQRNSKLINKADSFIIPIKGALGRFIHILCTSRFRFGKDTPNGKGESCCSSLPSSSEPHMVHAAQKFVSFARRRLLEQSTNLAAAPASDGPPSGQIIALPITKSSGALPAVPHEKKKQHSSPAPQSSPADHEQSFQNPSGFVQVPGNQQSSSGGTSGNMWKYFISIAGVAVLLMVAATVFCMLRSQAVATIGPWKTGLSGQLQKAFITGVPKLNRSELETACEDFSNIIDTLDGCTIYKGTLSSGVEIAVASTSIKSSKDWSKNSEMAYREKIDTLSRVNHKNFVNLIGYCEEDEPFVRMMVFEYAPNGTLFEHLHVKELEHLDWNARMRIMMGIAYCLQYMHHDLNPPEAHSNLCSTAVYLTDDYAAKIAEICFLSEAASKSKKLGEDEKENSELPPLKDPETNIYSFGVLLLEIISGKLPFSEEQGHIVNWAAEYLNDKRSISYMIDPTLKSFKNDELDVVCEVIQECIQPDPRQRPTIKCIIAKLREVIAISPDQSTPRLSPLWWAELEILSVEAT